One segment of Variovorax sp. PAMC28562 DNA contains the following:
- a CDS encoding oxaloacetate decarboxylase: MKNHRKAVRQRIQSGPTLWMAGAQDALSALLVDRSDFDGIFTTGFGISAALLGQPDVEIYTLTENVAVVDRIVNLVNKPVFADADTGYGNVINMARTVREFEKTGAVAIQLEDQFSPKRCPAAASTMPVIPVRDAVAKIKAAVDARTDPDFLIVARTDVLDPSEAIDRCAQYAEAGADLIQPISRTFSRYEDLVKLKEVTGRRLSLQLMQGLWMADLTREQVESVAAFATYPLVTLMSTVHALQENLRVMASRRGGDIGSLPCGQTSMPAFKDVIGWKAIEERQTHYEMMT; the protein is encoded by the coding sequence ATGAAAAACCATCGCAAGGCGGTGCGTCAGCGCATCCAGTCAGGACCCACTCTCTGGATGGCGGGAGCGCAAGACGCACTGTCTGCACTGCTCGTCGACCGGTCGGATTTCGACGGCATCTTCACCACCGGATTCGGAATCTCAGCGGCGCTGTTGGGCCAGCCCGACGTGGAGATCTACACGCTCACGGAGAACGTGGCTGTCGTGGATCGCATCGTCAATCTGGTGAACAAGCCCGTGTTCGCCGATGCCGATACCGGCTATGGCAACGTGATCAACATGGCTCGCACGGTGCGCGAGTTCGAGAAGACGGGAGCGGTCGCCATTCAACTCGAAGACCAGTTCAGTCCCAAGCGATGTCCCGCAGCGGCATCGACCATGCCGGTGATTCCGGTGCGCGATGCCGTCGCAAAGATCAAGGCAGCGGTCGACGCGCGAACCGACCCTGACTTTTTGATCGTTGCGCGCACCGACGTGCTCGATCCGTCCGAGGCCATCGACCGATGCGCACAGTATGCGGAGGCGGGCGCCGATCTGATCCAGCCGATCTCGCGCACCTTCAGTCGCTACGAGGACCTGGTCAAGCTGAAAGAGGTGACGGGGCGTCGGCTGTCGTTGCAGCTGATGCAGGGTTTGTGGATGGCCGACCTCACGCGGGAACAGGTCGAGTCCGTCGCGGCCTTTGCGACCTATCCGCTGGTGACGTTGATGAGCACGGTCCATGCGCTGCAGGAAAACCTGCGGGTGATGGCGAGTCGCCGGGGCGGAGACATCGGCAGTCTTCCCTGCGGTCAGACGTCCATGCCGGCATTCAAGGATGTCATCGGCTGGAAGGCCATCGAGGAACGGCAGACGCACTACGAAATGATGACCTGA
- a CDS encoding 3-isopropylmalate dehydratase has product MALINLRGRVAFKFDEIDFDVDQIVGVKNIKTTNIDELSKAAMQEYDPVFASLVKPGDLLLGNHNFGYGHPHYPPMKAMRHMGIAGVIAESFSPGYWRGEISMGFPQVPCPGILQFAERWDELEVDWAGHCVRNLTQGTEIAFEPLPRADLDMLEAGGLETYLKKRFLADKTRTVQHAQP; this is encoded by the coding sequence ATGGCACTCATCAACCTGCGCGGCCGCGTGGCCTTCAAGTTCGACGAGATCGACTTCGACGTCGACCAAATCGTCGGCGTCAAGAACATCAAGACCACTAACATCGACGAGCTGAGCAAGGCCGCGATGCAGGAATACGACCCCGTCTTCGCCAGTCTGGTGAAGCCCGGCGATCTGCTGCTTGGCAACCACAACTTCGGCTACGGCCATCCTCACTATCCGCCGATGAAAGCCATGCGTCACATGGGCATCGCGGGCGTCATTGCCGAGTCGTTTTCTCCGGGCTACTGGCGCGGTGAAATCAGCATGGGCTTTCCGCAGGTGCCGTGCCCCGGCATCCTCCAGTTCGCCGAACGCTGGGACGAACTGGAAGTCGACTGGGCGGGCCACTGCGTGCGCAACCTGACGCAGGGTACCGAGATCGCTTTCGAGCCGCTGCCGCGCGCCGACCTCGACATGCTGGAAGCGGGCGGACTAGAGACCTATCTGAAGAAAAGATTTCTCGCCGACAAGACGCGGACTGTTCAACATGCGCAACCTTGA
- a CDS encoding branched-chain amino acid ABC transporter permease, which yields MQALADFWRTYQSTVAFAIVNAFFALSTYSVLSAGILSFATVTYAAIGGFVGARLILQTGLDPLILLPAAMAAGALMAYVVALIFLRLESHWMALASLALILIVRVAVINVPSLTGGVNGLSVPVTLPIGVLGILLALAMIVFYRLSVSWYGIAAQAVREDPAVASSLGIAPRRIQTIAFVISGAVGGLGGMLLALVLQFLSPDTYFVNIAFTMIAAVVLGGSYHWIGSIIGAAVFTALPVIAQAFVPHFQEVANGVVLLLIMIFLPRGLVDPRAIRLRRAARNANANANANADADGAPAKVASAAGAAL from the coding sequence ATGCAAGCACTTGCCGATTTCTGGCGTACCTACCAAAGCACGGTCGCGTTCGCGATCGTCAATGCCTTCTTCGCACTCAGCACCTATTCCGTGCTGTCGGCAGGCATCCTGAGCTTCGCCACCGTGACCTATGCCGCCATCGGTGGCTTCGTGGGCGCGCGGCTGATTTTGCAGACGGGTCTCGATCCGCTGATCCTTTTGCCCGCGGCCATGGCGGCGGGCGCGCTCATGGCCTATGTGGTCGCCTTGATCTTTCTCAGGCTCGAAAGTCACTGGATGGCCCTGGCAAGCCTGGCGCTCATCCTGATCGTCCGCGTCGCAGTCATCAACGTGCCGAGTCTGACCGGCGGCGTCAACGGACTGAGCGTGCCGGTCACACTGCCGATCGGCGTTCTGGGCATCCTGCTGGCCCTAGCCATGATCGTGTTCTACCGGCTGTCGGTGTCGTGGTACGGCATCGCGGCGCAGGCGGTGCGCGAAGATCCGGCGGTTGCATCCAGCCTGGGCATCGCACCGCGCCGGATACAGACGATCGCGTTCGTGATTTCGGGGGCAGTCGGTGGCCTCGGCGGCATGTTGCTCGCCCTGGTCCTGCAGTTTCTTTCGCCCGACACTTACTTCGTGAACATCGCTTTCACCATGATCGCGGCCGTGGTGCTGGGGGGGTCGTATCACTGGATCGGTTCGATCATCGGGGCGGCGGTGTTCACTGCATTGCCGGTGATCGCGCAAGCCTTCGTGCCTCACTTCCAGGAAGTGGCGAACGGGGTCGTGTTGCTGCTGATCATGATCTTCCTGCCGCGAGGGCTGGTCGATCCGCGCGCCATTCGCTTGCGCCGCGCCGCACGCAATGCAAATGCAAATGCAAATGCAAATGCCGATGCAGACGGCGCGCCCGCAAAAGTAGCGTCAGCTGCCGGAGCCGCGCTTTGA
- a CDS encoding 3-isopropylmalate dehydratase large subunit, translating to MSFTITEKILARVSGLASVKAGDEVMAKPDFVLAYDFPGYTDVIFKQLKDDFGITKMPEPERFGIFIDHMVPAISPAEEELHKGTREWTTINDVKLYERKGIGHQVSSEVGYATPGAFVVHFDGHVSQLGTFGTLAMGLRRNVLEAFALERVSIRVPHTTRVDLVGKLQPGVMARDVFHHLVRVLGAASCRFQVLEIGGPAVADMSNDALQTITGLAMFTGAVTAIVNPDAKRLEYAMPRARIELEPVYSDEDAHYAARHEIDLSTLEPIIVIPPSPANTRDLSDYLNLPVHTGYLGSCASGRIEDLRAAAQVLAGRQVAPGFALHVVPTSQEIMAAASREGLLSVFVEAGAFVSSPSCDYCFGRIATMAPGQRAVSTGTLNVRGRMGSPDSEIYLCNAAVLAASAVEGKIADPRPYLAGNG from the coding sequence ATGAGTTTCACCATCACCGAAAAGATCCTCGCGCGCGTGTCGGGCCTGGCGTCCGTCAAGGCCGGCGACGAGGTCATGGCCAAGCCCGACTTCGTGCTGGCTTACGACTTCCCGGGCTACACCGACGTGATCTTCAAGCAGTTGAAAGACGACTTCGGCATCACCAAGATGCCCGAGCCGGAACGCTTCGGCATCTTCATCGACCATATGGTCCCAGCCATCTCGCCGGCTGAAGAAGAGCTGCACAAGGGCACGCGTGAATGGACCACCATCAACGACGTGAAGCTGTATGAACGCAAGGGCATCGGGCACCAGGTGTCGTCCGAAGTGGGCTACGCCACGCCAGGCGCGTTCGTGGTTCACTTCGACGGCCATGTGAGCCAGCTGGGCACCTTCGGCACGCTGGCCATGGGTCTCAGGCGCAACGTGCTCGAGGCCTTTGCACTGGAGCGGGTCTCGATCCGCGTGCCGCACACGACACGCGTCGATCTGGTCGGCAAGTTGCAGCCCGGCGTGATGGCGCGCGATGTGTTCCATCACCTGGTGCGTGTGCTGGGTGCGGCTTCATGTCGCTTCCAGGTGCTGGAGATCGGTGGGCCGGCGGTGGCCGACATGTCGAACGACGCCCTGCAAACCATCACCGGTCTGGCGATGTTCACCGGCGCCGTGACGGCCATCGTGAATCCCGATGCCAAGCGCCTCGAATACGCCATGCCGCGCGCCCGCATCGAGCTCGAACCCGTCTACAGCGACGAGGACGCGCACTACGCCGCGCGACACGAGATCGACCTGTCGACGCTCGAGCCCATCATCGTGATCCCGCCGAGTCCGGCCAATACACGCGACCTGAGCGACTACCTGAACCTCCCGGTTCATACAGGCTATCTGGGCTCCTGCGCCTCCGGTCGCATCGAAGACCTGCGCGCTGCTGCCCAGGTGCTGGCGGGCCGACAGGTCGCGCCGGGCTTTGCCTTGCACGTGGTGCCGACCAGCCAGGAAATCATGGCTGCCGCATCGCGGGAAGGTCTGCTGTCGGTGTTCGTCGAGGCCGGCGCCTTCGTGTCGTCGCCGTCGTGCGACTACTGCTTCGGCCGCATCGCGACGATGGCACCGGGCCAGCGCGCCGTATCCACCGGCACGCTCAATGTGCGCGGTCGCATGGGCAGCCCGGATTCGGAGATCTACCTGTGCAACGCCGCGGTGCTCGCGGCCTCTGCGGTCGAAGGCAAGATCGCCGACCCGCGTCCGTACCTCGCCGGTAACGGTTAA
- a CDS encoding ABC transporter substrate-binding protein, translating into MKSWNLKNVSLAGAALAALFVHVGPVSAQGLAPGDYKVGFVTENTGAIASAGQSYWNGAQLAAEEVKTQKYLGGASIVLDPKESGSDAARAIQATNQFVADPSLLAISCCILSPVAGSLKPIVTEAKTPLVIFGATAAGLPQLPYVYSMTILPGPKDKATALTIVDAVKPKTAAYILAADNDAFKGRMNATREALEAKGVTTAGVVSVLTKDTDFTAAATQAMGLKADIILVYATQGAAAGAITALKDRGYAKTIVGNDVLSPASIFKKMGDSVVGVPFPVSFSDSIVETPEAKAFVAAYQKKFNAAPDIYSAQGYQVVWFIAQGLKSLSGKPTREALGQALSKVTKIDHQVYGGEAMNNGQAETAGTLVVAWSAEGKIVPWVAPK; encoded by the coding sequence ATGAAAAGCTGGAACTTGAAGAATGTTTCGTTGGCAGGTGCAGCGCTGGCTGCATTGTTCGTCCATGTCGGACCGGTGTCCGCTCAGGGCCTCGCGCCGGGCGACTACAAGGTCGGATTCGTCACCGAGAACACCGGCGCCATCGCCTCGGCCGGCCAGTCCTACTGGAACGGCGCGCAGCTGGCAGCGGAGGAGGTCAAGACGCAGAAGTACCTTGGCGGCGCCTCGATCGTGCTGGACCCGAAGGAGAGCGGCAGCGATGCCGCCCGTGCCATCCAGGCGACCAATCAGTTCGTGGCCGACCCGTCGCTGCTGGCGATCAGCTGCTGCATTCTGTCTCCCGTTGCCGGCTCCCTGAAGCCGATCGTGACGGAGGCGAAGACACCGCTCGTGATCTTCGGCGCGACGGCGGCTGGCCTGCCGCAGCTGCCCTATGTCTACAGCATGACGATCCTGCCCGGCCCCAAAGATAAAGCCACCGCGCTCACGATCGTCGATGCGGTCAAGCCGAAGACCGCCGCCTACATCCTCGCGGCCGACAACGACGCTTTCAAGGGTCGCATGAACGCGACCCGCGAAGCGCTCGAGGCCAAGGGCGTGACCACCGCCGGGGTGGTCAGCGTGCTGACGAAGGACACGGACTTCACCGCGGCCGCTACGCAGGCCATGGGTCTGAAGGCCGACATCATCCTGGTCTATGCGACGCAGGGTGCTGCCGCCGGTGCCATCACCGCGCTGAAGGATCGCGGCTACGCCAAGACCATCGTCGGCAACGATGTGCTGTCGCCTGCTTCCATCTTCAAGAAGATGGGCGACTCGGTCGTCGGCGTACCGTTCCCGGTCAGCTTCTCCGACTCGATCGTGGAAACGCCAGAAGCCAAGGCTTTCGTCGCGGCTTACCAGAAGAAGTTCAACGCGGCGCCCGACATCTATTCGGCCCAGGGCTACCAGGTGGTTTGGTTCATCGCACAGGGGTTGAAGTCGCTGTCCGGCAAACCGACCCGCGAGGCGCTGGGCCAGGCACTGTCGAAGGTGACGAAGATCGACCATCAGGTCTATGGCGGGGAGGCCATGAACAACGGCCAGGCAGAGACGGCTGGCACGTTGGTGGTGGCTTGGTCTGCTGAAGGCAAGATCGTGCCCTGGGTCGCACCCAAGTAG
- a CDS encoding branched-chain amino acid ABC transporter permease: protein MQLFIEQLINGCALGALYALFGLGFGIVFSTLGILNAAHGSYASWAAIAALAAVEQLKLPFLPALVVGVVGGGLLAVVVDQIAFQPLRKRGSGMLGALITSIAFWIILDNLAGTATGQQSLSFPRGSYPGTMFRIGDIPIPAMQLITVAVMLVVTFGLHMLIRRSRFGAAMRAVGWNQTAASLGGVNPRYVVIVTAFIAGATSGLAGVLGGITTHNVSFLLGEGLLLKGFAAVVVGGYDDVRGTAVAGVGLGVLEVMSAQYLSSGLRDGITYALLLTFLLVRPRGLFGSLGFSRP, encoded by the coding sequence ATGCAACTCTTCATCGAGCAACTGATCAATGGTTGCGCGCTCGGTGCGCTTTACGCGCTGTTCGGCCTCGGTTTCGGGATCGTTTTTTCGACGCTTGGCATCCTGAATGCGGCGCACGGCAGCTATGCGAGCTGGGCCGCGATCGCGGCGCTGGCAGCGGTCGAACAGTTGAAGCTGCCTTTCCTGCCGGCACTGGTCGTTGGTGTCGTCGGGGGCGGGCTGCTCGCGGTCGTGGTCGACCAGATCGCCTTCCAGCCGCTACGCAAACGCGGCAGCGGCATGCTGGGCGCGCTCATTACCAGCATTGCGTTCTGGATCATTCTCGACAACCTGGCCGGTACCGCTACCGGGCAGCAGAGCCTGAGCTTTCCCCGCGGCAGCTATCCGGGGACCATGTTCCGCATCGGCGACATCCCCATTCCGGCGATGCAGCTCATCACGGTGGCGGTCATGCTCGTCGTGACCTTCGGCCTGCACATGCTCATTCGCCGCAGCCGCTTCGGTGCGGCCATGCGCGCGGTCGGCTGGAACCAGACGGCGGCCTCGTTAGGTGGCGTCAATCCGCGTTATGTCGTGATCGTCACCGCCTTCATTGCCGGTGCGACTTCAGGCCTGGCCGGCGTTCTCGGTGGCATCACCACGCACAACGTCTCGTTTCTGCTGGGCGAGGGCCTGCTGCTCAAGGGGTTCGCTGCTGTGGTGGTCGGCGGCTACGACGACGTTCGCGGCACCGCAGTCGCCGGTGTCGGGCTCGGTGTTCTGGAGGTGATGTCGGCGCAGTACCTGTCGTCGGGTCTGCGTGACGGCATCACCTATGCGCTGTTGCTGACTTTTCTGCTGGTACGACCGCGCGGCCTCTTCGGCAGTCTCGGTTTCTCTCGGCCTTGA
- a CDS encoding MBL fold metallo-hydrolase yields the protein MKTFRIGSYHVTRIEEMLTPGFKPEFLFPDYTPDIFEEHKVLSATRFWDEPSQKVMSSMHSWMIRDDKHTILIDTGCGNDKTRALPLFERFHQLHLPYLDRLTESGVRPEDVTLVICTHLHIDHVGWNTRWVDGKWVPTFPNAKYIFSRREFEHWHSPTGGHLTMPENIAVIEDSVMPVIEAGQAEFIDDGSRIIEGLFFHDAIGHTAGHGMLKLESGNAAAIFPGDSLHQPMQVFRPDWNSRFCEMASEARATRRSILDYCHDRNALLLPAHFGAPHGGYVKRHAAGYDFRPADDLVVAG from the coding sequence ATGAAGACATTCCGGATCGGCTCGTATCACGTGACGCGCATTGAAGAAATGCTGACGCCCGGTTTCAAGCCTGAGTTTCTCTTTCCTGACTACACGCCCGACATCTTCGAAGAGCACAAGGTGCTGTCGGCGACGCGGTTTTGGGACGAGCCCAGCCAGAAGGTCATGTCGAGCATGCACTCGTGGATGATCCGCGACGACAAGCACACCATCCTGATCGACACCGGCTGCGGCAACGACAAGACACGTGCGCTTCCGTTGTTCGAGCGCTTCCATCAACTGCATCTGCCGTACCTCGACCGGCTCACCGAATCCGGCGTGCGTCCCGAGGACGTGACGCTCGTGATCTGCACGCACCTGCACATCGATCACGTCGGCTGGAATACGAGATGGGTGGACGGCAAATGGGTGCCGACGTTTCCCAACGCAAAGTACATCTTCTCGCGCCGCGAATTCGAGCATTGGCATTCGCCGACCGGCGGCCATCTCACGATGCCGGAGAACATCGCGGTCATAGAAGACAGCGTGATGCCGGTCATTGAGGCCGGGCAAGCCGAGTTCATCGACGACGGTTCAAGGATCATCGAAGGCCTGTTTTTCCATGACGCGATCGGCCATACCGCCGGTCACGGCATGCTGAAGCTCGAATCCGGCAACGCCGCGGCGATCTTTCCCGGCGACTCGCTGCACCAGCCGATGCAGGTGTTTCGCCCCGACTGGAACAGCCGTTTTTGCGAGATGGCGAGCGAGGCTCGCGCCACGCGCCGCTCCATCCTCGACTACTGCCACGACCGCAACGCATTGCTGCTTCCTGCCCACTTCGGCGCGCCGCACGGCGGTTACGTGAAGCGCCATGCGGCCGGCTACGACTTCCGGCCTGCCGACGACCTCGTGGTGGCCGGCTGA
- a CDS encoding IclR family transcriptional regulator, translated as MLDRDPHSKKYFLGPLLHELGLLARPRYRLAELCDATLQRLAEFTQDTVYLSERSGLEAVCANRALGDFPIKSLSLDIGVRRPLGVGAGGLAILCALPASEAHALVEANAHRYEKFASFTADFLYGAIAEGRKRGYSFLEGAVTPGTASIGVAFPPDNPVAAISVAAIAGRLLPERRQEIARQMHREVEKLVVALAAAKVSGDMAATDATQK; from the coding sequence ATGCTCGATCGCGACCCGCACAGCAAAAAGTACTTTCTCGGGCCGCTGCTGCATGAGTTGGGCTTGCTTGCGCGCCCCCGCTACAGGCTCGCTGAACTGTGCGATGCAACATTGCAGCGCCTGGCTGAATTCACGCAAGACACGGTCTATCTGAGCGAGCGCAGCGGACTGGAAGCTGTTTGCGCCAACCGTGCACTCGGCGACTTCCCAATCAAGTCGCTGTCGCTGGACATCGGGGTGAGAAGACCGTTGGGCGTCGGTGCCGGCGGACTGGCGATCCTCTGTGCATTGCCCGCGTCCGAAGCCCACGCACTGGTCGAGGCGAACGCCCATCGCTATGAAAAGTTCGCGTCGTTTACAGCCGATTTTCTGTATGGCGCCATCGCCGAAGGCAGAAAGCGCGGCTACTCCTTTCTGGAGGGCGCCGTCACGCCCGGCACTGCATCGATCGGCGTGGCATTTCCGCCCGACAACCCGGTTGCGGCCATCAGCGTGGCAGCGATCGCTGGGCGCCTGCTGCCGGAACGCCGGCAGGAGATTGCGCGGCAGATGCACCGGGAGGTCGAGAAGCTTGTGGTTGCCTTGGCGGCTGCCAAGGTATCCGGCGACATGGCAGCAACGGACGCTACGCAGAAGTGA
- a CDS encoding ABC transporter ATP-binding protein yields the protein MSVASDVPLLAVEAIGKNFGGVAAVSGLSMTVKAGSVAGVMGPNGAGKTTLVNLISGLLPSDTGTIRFGGVEIQRSAAYDIASQGIARTYQNVRLFSGMTVLEQVMAGCYLRRGASLWASFLGLPKARAARKAVELHAYELLERVQLGRQAHLLAETLSYGEQRRVEIARALGTGPRLLLLDEPTAGMNVQESNEIGSLVHSLRDGGLTVLMVEHNVRLVKEFCDHVTVMNFGRLLAHGTPADCMAHPDVQAAYFGNTADADRIRALR from the coding sequence ATGAGCGTTGCATCCGATGTGCCGCTGCTGGCGGTCGAGGCCATCGGCAAGAACTTCGGCGGCGTCGCTGCCGTCTCCGGCCTGTCGATGACGGTCAAAGCGGGCAGCGTTGCAGGTGTCATGGGCCCGAACGGCGCCGGCAAGACGACGCTGGTCAATCTCATCAGCGGCTTGCTGCCATCGGACACCGGCACCATCCGCTTCGGCGGTGTCGAGATCCAGCGCAGTGCGGCATACGACATCGCTTCCCAGGGCATCGCCCGCACCTATCAGAACGTGCGGCTCTTCAGCGGCATGACGGTGCTGGAGCAGGTGATGGCGGGTTGCTATTTGCGGCGCGGCGCGTCGTTGTGGGCTTCGTTCCTTGGCCTGCCGAAGGCCCGCGCGGCACGGAAGGCGGTCGAGCTTCATGCCTACGAATTGCTGGAGCGCGTGCAGCTAGGCCGACAGGCGCATCTGCTGGCGGAAACGCTGTCGTATGGAGAACAGCGCCGGGTCGAGATCGCTCGTGCACTCGGCACCGGCCCGCGGCTTTTGCTGCTCGACGAGCCCACCGCCGGAATGAACGTGCAGGAATCGAACGAGATCGGAAGTCTCGTCCACAGCCTGCGCGACGGCGGACTGACGGTGCTGATGGTCGAGCACAACGTGCGGCTGGTCAAAGAATTCTGCGACCACGTCACGGTGATGAACTTCGGCCGCCTGCTTGCCCATGGAACACCCGCAGACTGCATGGCGCACCCCGATGTGCAGGCTGCTTACTTTGGAAACACTGCCGATGCTGACCGTATCCGCGCTCTGCGCTAG
- a CDS encoding FAD-binding oxidoreductase, with amino-acid sequence MPNESFLSALCDAVGSAQVLSDSVTCEYYANDIFWQPGIVPMCIVLPQTQAQAVVAVKTAAAHEIAIVPRGGGMSYTKGYLPESTQTIVIDTRKLNKVLEINVPDRYITVEAGCTWAQVHEALRATGMNTGYWGPLSGINATVGGALSQNSAFFGSTLHGTVAASVLGVTVLLASGEVVTTGSGGRAGTKPFTRYAGPDMTGLFLGDTGAFGLKLGATLKLDAAPQHLDYLGFGFEDMKSMALAQAEMSAVQAISEGFGIDRAKALNSASVNKLSDGVKILSSVARSSKGLFQGIKDAVNVATTGANYLADHACSLHLVVEGKTADALTANLAALRAIGQKHGIEIENAAARVMRSRPFNPVRGMLGADGQRWVPIHAVFPMSETARVVEASAAYFESQAPMMKQHGIILSHLTMTVGNEFFLEPAFYWQDEITPLHRQSLGDDVVGPWLDRPANLPAREAVIALRKGVQQVYLELGGVNWQIGRDYPLQQVMQPATWNMLTAIKRALDPKGLMNPGSLGLRNAA; translated from the coding sequence ATGCCAAACGAATCCTTTCTCTCAGCGTTGTGCGACGCCGTGGGCTCCGCCCAGGTGCTGTCGGACAGCGTGACGTGCGAGTACTACGCCAACGACATCTTCTGGCAGCCGGGCATCGTGCCGATGTGCATCGTGTTGCCGCAAACGCAGGCGCAGGCCGTGGTTGCGGTCAAGACTGCAGCGGCGCACGAGATCGCCATCGTGCCGCGAGGCGGCGGCATGTCCTATACCAAGGGCTACCTGCCGGAGAGCACGCAAACCATCGTCATCGACACGCGCAAGCTGAACAAGGTGCTGGAGATCAACGTGCCCGACCGGTACATCACGGTCGAGGCCGGTTGCACCTGGGCGCAGGTGCACGAAGCGCTGAGGGCCACCGGCATGAACACCGGCTACTGGGGTCCGTTGTCTGGCATCAACGCCACGGTCGGCGGCGCGTTGTCTCAGAACAGCGCCTTCTTCGGATCGACCCTGCACGGGACTGTCGCCGCCAGCGTGCTGGGCGTGACCGTGCTGCTCGCCAGCGGCGAGGTCGTGACCACCGGGTCGGGCGGACGTGCGGGCACGAAGCCCTTCACCCGCTATGCAGGGCCGGACATGACGGGCCTGTTTCTCGGAGACACCGGCGCCTTCGGTCTGAAGCTCGGTGCCACGCTCAAGCTCGACGCGGCGCCCCAGCATCTGGACTACCTGGGTTTCGGCTTCGAAGACATGAAGTCGATGGCATTGGCCCAGGCCGAGATGAGCGCCGTACAGGCGATCTCCGAAGGTTTCGGCATCGACCGCGCCAAGGCGTTGAACTCGGCGAGCGTCAACAAGTTGTCAGACGGCGTGAAGATCCTGAGCAGTGTTGCGCGTTCGTCGAAAGGTTTGTTCCAGGGCATCAAGGATGCAGTGAACGTGGCGACGACCGGCGCGAACTACCTGGCCGACCATGCGTGTTCGCTGCACCTCGTTGTCGAGGGCAAGACGGCCGATGCGCTGACCGCCAACCTGGCAGCGCTGCGCGCCATCGGCCAGAAGCATGGCATCGAGATCGAGAACGCCGCAGCGCGGGTGATGCGCTCGCGTCCTTTCAACCCGGTGCGCGGCATGCTCGGCGCGGATGGTCAGCGTTGGGTCCCGATCCATGCGGTGTTCCCGATGAGCGAGACCGCGCGCGTGGTCGAGGCGAGTGCGGCGTACTTCGAGAGTCAGGCCCCAATGATGAAGCAGCACGGCATCATCCTGTCGCACCTCACCATGACCGTCGGCAACGAATTTTTCCTCGAACCGGCCTTCTACTGGCAGGACGAGATCACGCCGCTGCACCGCCAGAGTCTCGGTGACGACGTGGTCGGGCCATGGCTCGACCGTCCCGCCAATCTGCCTGCGCGTGAGGCAGTGATCGCCTTGCGCAAGGGCGTGCAGCAGGTCTACCTGGAACTGGGCGGTGTCAACTGGCAAATCGGCCGTGACTATCCGCTGCAACAAGTGATGCAGCCAGCGACCTGGAACATGCTCACGGCTATCAAGAGGGCACTCGACCCCAAGGGCCTCATGAATCCCGGCTCGCTCGGATTGCGCAACGCGGCCTGA